In Mycolicibacterium phocaicum, one DNA window encodes the following:
- a CDS encoding type I restriction endonuclease subunit R, with product MSDVGDDSRLPAEARARRLIDEQLTQAGWVVQYKKDLNLFVGSGIAVREVVMKPSHGRVDYLLYVDKAVVGVIEAKPVGTPLSGVEWQSAMYAEGLPADVRIAAKTREGRLPFVFEASGVETHFTNGFDPEPRARLIFNVPRPEALARILRDAEADPRRPTWRAKVQNLPPLDTAPLRPAQIEAINGVEKSLAAQQFDRSLIQMATGAGKTYTAVTQSYRLLKHGGFNRILFVVDRNNLAEQTLAEFQNYRTPDDGRRFTELYNVAKLSKAGLLGSTKVSISTIQRVFKAIKVGEVSDTDDPDIDDYIPDVPVTVSYSCEIPPETFDLIVVDEAHRSIYGVWRGVLEYFDAHVVGLTATPGKQTFAFFRQNLVADYTYPESVADGVNVDFDVYRIRTKISDAGSRIEAGTIVPKVDRRTREQRLEALDDDLDYGAAQLDRAVTATDQIRTVLEIFRDRLFTEIFPGRSTVPKTLIFAKDDNHAEEIVKQVREVFGKGNDFAAKITYNARNAKEQLQALRTSPNLRIAVTVDMIATGTDVKPLECVFFMRDVRSAQYFEQMKGRGARTIADADFQSVTPDAQTKTRFVIVDAVGVTEHDFVEPPLNRQRSVPLKKLLEKAANLTITEDEAATLASRLAKLELDLTDAERVELDEVASGRVRDIIRNLVDAVEPATTTREAIDRAIEPLASNPELRNRILELRAAHDRVIDEVSRDELIEAGGVVDTDKARSVVESWSAYLAEHRDEITALQVGYEAGERRIDFAVIEGLAARISRPPHNWTTDVIWNAYAAVDGVKVRKSATHTLTDLVSLIRYATGVDDELVPYGERVRERYAAWLTQQDQSGAVFTEIERWWLDRMVSVIASSAGIRVEDLDDAPFTERGGTDGAIRDLGERAAELIDELNAELTA from the coding sequence ATGAGCGACGTGGGGGACGATTCTCGGCTGCCGGCCGAGGCGCGTGCGCGACGGCTGATCGATGAGCAGCTCACCCAGGCGGGCTGGGTAGTCCAATATAAGAAGGACTTGAACCTCTTCGTGGGTTCGGGCATTGCTGTTCGCGAAGTGGTGATGAAGCCAAGCCACGGACGGGTCGATTATTTGCTTTACGTCGATAAGGCAGTGGTCGGCGTCATTGAGGCGAAACCAGTCGGTACGCCGTTGTCTGGGGTCGAGTGGCAGTCAGCAATGTATGCCGAGGGTCTGCCAGCCGATGTGCGGATCGCCGCGAAGACGCGTGAAGGACGCTTGCCATTCGTGTTCGAGGCTTCGGGCGTCGAAACTCATTTCACGAACGGTTTCGATCCGGAACCACGCGCGCGGCTGATCTTCAATGTGCCTAGGCCCGAGGCGTTGGCCCGCATTCTGCGTGACGCCGAAGCGGACCCACGGCGACCGACATGGCGGGCTAAGGTGCAGAACCTGCCTCCGCTCGATACTGCTCCGCTTCGCCCGGCCCAGATCGAGGCTATCAATGGCGTCGAAAAGAGTTTGGCTGCACAGCAGTTCGATCGTTCGCTGATCCAGATGGCCACTGGCGCCGGCAAGACATACACCGCGGTGACGCAGTCGTACCGCTTGCTCAAACACGGTGGTTTCAATCGGATTCTGTTCGTGGTCGACCGAAACAACCTGGCCGAACAGACACTTGCTGAATTCCAGAACTATCGCACGCCTGACGACGGTCGGCGTTTCACGGAGCTGTACAACGTCGCCAAGCTGTCCAAGGCGGGATTGTTGGGGTCGACGAAGGTCTCGATTTCGACGATTCAGCGGGTTTTCAAGGCCATCAAGGTTGGCGAAGTCAGCGACACCGACGACCCGGACATCGACGATTACATCCCGGACGTGCCGGTGACTGTTTCGTACAGCTGTGAAATCCCACCGGAAACATTCGATCTCATCGTTGTCGATGAAGCTCATCGGAGCATCTACGGGGTTTGGCGGGGTGTCCTCGAGTATTTCGACGCCCACGTGGTCGGGCTGACGGCCACTCCCGGTAAACAGACGTTCGCGTTCTTCCGGCAGAACCTGGTGGCGGACTACACCTATCCCGAATCCGTAGCTGACGGCGTCAACGTCGACTTCGACGTGTACCGGATCCGCACGAAGATCAGCGATGCGGGATCGCGGATTGAGGCAGGCACCATCGTGCCGAAGGTTGACCGGCGTACTCGTGAACAGCGGCTTGAGGCGCTCGACGATGATCTGGATTACGGTGCAGCACAGCTCGATCGGGCAGTGACCGCGACCGATCAGATCCGGACGGTGCTCGAAATATTCCGGGACCGGCTCTTCACCGAGATTTTCCCGGGACGTAGCACGGTGCCGAAAACGCTGATTTTCGCCAAGGATGACAACCATGCGGAGGAGATCGTCAAGCAAGTACGTGAAGTGTTCGGTAAGGGCAACGATTTCGCTGCGAAGATCACCTACAACGCGCGAAATGCCAAGGAGCAGTTACAAGCCCTGCGGACCAGCCCGAACCTGCGCATCGCCGTCACTGTCGACATGATCGCCACCGGTACCGACGTTAAACCACTGGAATGTGTGTTCTTTATGCGCGACGTGCGCTCAGCACAGTACTTCGAGCAGATGAAAGGTCGTGGCGCACGTACTATTGCGGATGCTGACTTCCAATCTGTCACGCCGGATGCGCAGACGAAGACGCGGTTTGTGATCGTAGATGCCGTCGGCGTCACCGAGCACGATTTCGTGGAGCCGCCGCTGAACCGGCAGCGGTCGGTGCCGCTCAAGAAGCTGCTGGAGAAAGCGGCCAATCTAACGATCACCGAGGATGAAGCAGCCACGCTTGCTTCGCGTTTAGCAAAACTGGAGCTCGACCTCACCGATGCGGAGCGGGTCGAACTCGATGAGGTCGCGTCCGGTCGGGTTCGTGACATCATCCGGAACCTCGTTGATGCGGTCGAACCAGCGACCACAACGCGAGAAGCCATTGATCGTGCGATTGAACCGCTGGCCTCGAACCCTGAGCTGCGCAACCGTATTTTGGAGCTCCGGGCTGCGCATGATCGAGTGATCGACGAGGTCAGTCGCGACGAACTGATCGAAGCTGGGGGTGTGGTCGACACGGACAAGGCTCGCTCGGTGGTGGAGTCGTGGTCCGCTTATCTGGCTGAACATCGCGACGAGATCACCGCACTGCAAGTGGGTTATGAGGCGGGCGAACGGCGTATCGACTTCGCGGTCATCGAGGGGCTGGCGGCGAGAATCTCACGGCCACCGCACAATTGGACAACCGACGTGATCTGGAACGCCTATGCCGCGGTGGACGGGGTGAAGGTGCGCAAGAGCGCCACCCACACGCTCACAGATCTGGTGTCGTTGATCCGCTACGCCACTGGTGTTGATGACGAGCTGGTGCCCTACGGTGAGCGGGTGCGTGAACGATATGCCGCCTGGCTGACGCAACAGGATCAGTCGGGTGCAGTTTTCACCGAGATCGAGCGGTGGTGGCTGGACCGGATGGTGTCGGTGATCGCGAGTTCCGCGGGTATCCGGGTCGAAGACCTGGACGACGCACCGTTCACTGAGCGTGGCGGAACTGACGGGGCGATAAGGGATTTGGGTGAGCGAGCAGCGGAGTTGATCGACGAATTGAACGCGGAGTTGACGGCGTGA
- a CDS encoding restriction endonuclease subunit S, whose translation MSWPWQLPDGWRWTEWEAVARVASNLVEPEDYRAMPHIAPNHIEAHTGRLLPYRTVGDDEVVSAKHRFRPGQILYSKIRPYLGKVVLVDFDGLCSADMYPVDTELEPRYLKWWMLTPEFTRRASGQQARTVLPKINKRALGRLPVPVAQPGDQERIVEILDDHLSRLDAAADYLRAAERRLDTFVTATLMNLIPDVDDYPAKWERSCVGDAGVVELGRQRHPDWHSGPNMKPYLRVANVFEDRIDTRDVMEMHWPAETFDRFKLHVGDVLLNEGQTPELLGRPALYRGEPAEVAFTNSLLRFVASDRVLPEFALLVFRRHMRAGRFKRESRITTNIAHLSASRLKPIEFPIPDLAEQAAIVASAQRSFEAVERQRAQLAIAKLRREQLRKSMLSAAFSGHLTGSRLS comes from the coding sequence GTGAGTTGGCCGTGGCAGTTACCTGACGGTTGGCGGTGGACTGAATGGGAGGCAGTTGCGCGCGTCGCCAGTAACCTCGTAGAGCCGGAGGATTACCGTGCGATGCCGCATATTGCGCCAAACCATATAGAGGCACATACAGGTCGCCTTCTGCCGTACCGGACAGTCGGTGACGACGAGGTCGTCAGTGCTAAGCATCGTTTTAGACCTGGGCAGATCCTGTACAGCAAGATTCGTCCGTATTTGGGCAAGGTCGTCCTTGTCGATTTCGATGGGCTTTGCAGTGCCGACATGTATCCGGTCGACACAGAACTTGAGCCGCGGTACCTGAAATGGTGGATGCTCACCCCCGAGTTCACCCGTCGTGCGTCTGGACAGCAGGCCCGTACCGTTCTGCCCAAGATAAACAAACGGGCGCTGGGACGATTGCCTGTGCCGGTCGCACAGCCCGGCGATCAGGAACGCATCGTAGAGATTCTCGATGATCACCTATCGCGCCTCGACGCCGCGGCGGATTACCTTCGCGCAGCAGAACGCCGGCTGGACACGTTTGTGACTGCCACTCTCATGAACCTGATCCCTGATGTTGACGACTACCCAGCGAAGTGGGAGAGAAGCTGCGTCGGCGATGCCGGTGTCGTAGAACTGGGGCGTCAGCGTCACCCTGATTGGCATTCAGGACCGAATATGAAGCCCTATTTGCGTGTGGCAAATGTATTCGAGGACAGGATCGATACTCGCGATGTGATGGAGATGCATTGGCCTGCCGAGACATTCGATCGGTTCAAACTACATGTGGGTGATGTTCTCCTTAACGAAGGGCAGACACCCGAACTGCTCGGACGCCCGGCGTTATATCGGGGTGAGCCGGCGGAGGTTGCTTTCACGAACAGCCTTCTCCGTTTCGTTGCATCTGATCGAGTCCTACCTGAGTTCGCACTCCTCGTTTTCAGACGCCACATGCGAGCTGGTAGGTTCAAGCGGGAGTCACGGATTACGACGAACATTGCGCATTTGTCCGCCTCTCGGCTCAAACCTATTGAATTCCCGATTCCCGATCTCGCCGAACAAGCGGCTATCGTCGCGTCCGCCCAGCGGTCCTTTGAGGCGGTCGAGCGTCAGCGCGCGCAGCTTGCTATCGCTAAGTTGCGTCGGGAGCAGCTACGGAAGTCAATGTTGTCCGCAGCTTTCTCCGGCCACCTCACGGGTTCTCGACTGAGTTGA
- a CDS encoding GIY-YIG nuclease family protein codes for MSGKQIKLFLVDGSAGGLTTAEITNWTGHVLSAPRSELADLLKREESQRTGAYLLMGEDEAVVGNTRCYIGEADVVAERLRYHQREKDFWDRVVVITSKDANLTKAHGRYLESRLIDLATRAGRVKVENGTAPSPPALPEADASDMDYFVSQLEIVLPVLGVNAIRIPLPKPGIRDAVDSDSPVFHLRNAKQGVDAKAQQIDGEFTMLAGSIVVAVWQGIGKAQSTIKSYASYRAHHEQLIADGAIVIEAGKGVVTRSIPFSSPSTAGAVAWGHSCNGRREWIASDGSTFGDWESRGVE; via the coding sequence ATGAGCGGCAAGCAGATCAAGCTCTTTCTTGTCGACGGTAGTGCCGGTGGACTCACCACCGCTGAGATCACCAATTGGACTGGGCATGTGCTGTCGGCGCCACGGTCAGAACTGGCCGATCTCCTCAAACGCGAAGAGTCTCAACGCACCGGCGCCTACCTGTTGATGGGCGAAGACGAAGCTGTTGTTGGAAACACTCGTTGCTACATCGGTGAGGCCGACGTCGTCGCTGAGCGCTTGCGGTATCACCAACGGGAGAAAGACTTTTGGGATCGCGTCGTCGTGATCACGTCGAAGGACGCGAATCTGACGAAGGCCCATGGTCGCTATCTTGAGTCACGCCTCATCGATCTGGCGACAAGAGCTGGGCGCGTCAAGGTTGAGAACGGTACGGCTCCGTCGCCGCCGGCGTTGCCCGAAGCGGATGCCTCCGACATGGACTACTTCGTTTCGCAACTTGAGATCGTGCTGCCGGTTCTTGGCGTCAACGCCATCCGCATCCCGCTCCCGAAGCCCGGAATCCGAGACGCCGTGGACTCGGATTCGCCTGTATTTCACCTGCGCAACGCCAAGCAAGGCGTCGACGCTAAGGCCCAGCAGATCGACGGCGAGTTCACCATGCTCGCCGGGTCAATTGTCGTGGCGGTCTGGCAGGGCATCGGCAAGGCTCAGAGCACGATTAAATCGTATGCGTCGTACCGTGCGCACCATGAGCAGTTGATCGCCGACGGGGCGATCGTCATCGAAGCTGGGAAGGGCGTGGTCACCCGGAGCATCCCGTTCAGCTCACCTTCCACGGCGGGCGCTGTTGCATGGGGGCACTCCTGCAATGGGCGCCGAGAGTGGATCGCCTCGGACGGTTCAACCTTTGGCGACTGGGAGAGTCGCGGCGTCGAGTAG
- a CDS encoding PIN domain-containing protein, with product MDTDVFSRVYVNPVAADSRAQEWRDVLAGRPTVISFQTQGEVLSGARQANWGAARMVRLLEVLQRTPTIYADVDVVGAYAALSADCRAEGHPLHDKIHTADRWIAACAIAKHFELLSGDAIFQGAPNLNVLN from the coding sequence GTGGATACCGATGTGTTTAGTCGTGTCTACGTCAATCCAGTAGCTGCCGATTCGCGCGCGCAGGAATGGCGTGACGTCTTGGCGGGGCGGCCCACGGTCATTTCCTTTCAGACTCAAGGCGAGGTCCTCAGCGGTGCCCGCCAAGCGAATTGGGGCGCTGCCCGGATGGTGCGTCTGCTCGAAGTGCTTCAACGCACGCCGACGATCTATGCAGATGTCGACGTAGTCGGGGCGTATGCCGCGCTCTCAGCAGATTGCCGCGCCGAGGGTCATCCGCTCCACGACAAGATTCACACTGCTGATCGCTGGATCGCAGCTTGCGCCATCGCCAAGCACTTCGAGCTGTTATCTGGAGACGCAATTTTTCAGGGTGCTCCAAACCTCAATGTTCTCAACTGA
- a CDS encoding class I SAM-dependent DNA methyltransferase, whose amino-acid sequence MSESRRLVDKLWSYCNVLRDDGVGVIEYTEQLTYLLFLKMAHERATRRLNPQKIVPNEFSWQKLLDAEGTDLEVEYTKILVGLGQQPGTLGTIYRKAQNRIQDPAKLKRLIVDLIDKENWSASGTDLKGDAYEELLAKGASDKGSGAGQYFTPRDLIRAIVDVIDPSVADTVVDPACGTGGFLLVAHEHVAEAAGKLTPTQRAHLRDSLVAGYELVDGTARLAAMNLLLHGIGAADGASLIEVRDALIADPGRRWSVVLSNPPFGRKSSLSMIGADGREVRDDIEIERQDFVVTTSNKQLNFLQHIMTILDINGRAAVVLPDNVLFEGGAGETLRRKLLADFELHTMLRLPTGIFYAQGVKANVLFFDKKPASEHPWTSRLWVYDLRTNQHFTLKQNPLRRIHLDDFVESYLSGKPRDERVESTRWHAYSYDDLLARDKVNLDITWLRDESLEDANNLPAPEVIAREIVEDLTAALAEFEAVVAALEASAGGEDL is encoded by the coding sequence ATGTCTGAATCGCGTCGCCTCGTCGACAAGCTGTGGTCGTACTGCAATGTGCTGCGCGACGACGGCGTTGGTGTCATCGAGTACACCGAGCAGCTCACGTACCTGCTGTTCCTGAAAATGGCGCACGAGCGGGCGACGCGGAGACTAAACCCGCAGAAGATCGTTCCCAACGAGTTCTCCTGGCAGAAGCTCCTTGATGCCGAGGGAACCGATCTCGAAGTCGAGTACACCAAGATTCTCGTCGGGCTCGGTCAGCAGCCAGGAACATTGGGCACCATCTACCGCAAGGCCCAGAACCGGATTCAGGATCCAGCCAAGCTCAAGCGACTGATTGTTGACCTCATCGACAAAGAGAACTGGTCCGCATCGGGTACGGACCTCAAAGGCGACGCATATGAGGAGTTGCTTGCCAAGGGTGCCTCAGACAAGGGTTCTGGCGCCGGACAGTACTTCACGCCACGTGATCTCATCCGCGCTATCGTCGACGTCATCGATCCTTCAGTGGCAGACACCGTCGTCGATCCTGCATGCGGCACAGGCGGATTCCTCCTTGTCGCGCACGAACACGTAGCCGAAGCGGCGGGTAAGCTCACGCCGACGCAGCGGGCTCATCTTCGCGATAGCTTAGTCGCCGGCTACGAACTCGTTGATGGTACTGCCCGGTTGGCTGCGATGAATCTGCTGTTGCACGGTATCGGCGCTGCGGATGGCGCGTCGCTGATTGAGGTGCGTGACGCATTGATTGCTGACCCCGGCCGTCGGTGGTCGGTCGTGCTGTCCAACCCTCCGTTCGGGCGCAAGTCATCGCTGTCGATGATTGGCGCGGACGGACGCGAGGTCCGCGACGATATCGAAATCGAGCGTCAAGACTTCGTCGTCACTACGAGCAACAAGCAGCTCAACTTCCTGCAACACATCATGACAATCCTGGATATCAATGGCCGCGCGGCGGTTGTGCTGCCCGATAATGTGTTGTTCGAAGGTGGTGCAGGAGAGACACTGCGCCGGAAACTTCTGGCTGACTTCGAACTACACACCATGCTGCGGCTGCCGACAGGCATTTTCTACGCACAGGGTGTGAAGGCCAACGTGCTGTTCTTCGACAAGAAGCCGGCGTCGGAGCACCCGTGGACCAGTAGGCTCTGGGTGTACGACTTGCGTACCAACCAGCACTTCACGCTCAAGCAAAACCCGTTGCGGCGCATCCACCTTGATGACTTCGTCGAGTCATATCTGTCGGGCAAACCCCGTGACGAACGGGTCGAATCCACTCGCTGGCACGCGTACTCATATGACGATCTCCTCGCCCGCGACAAGGTCAACCTCGATATCACTTGGTTGCGCGACGAGTCACTTGAGGACGCGAACAACCTTCCGGCACCTGAGGTGATTGCCAGGGAAATCGTCGAAGACTTGACGGCGGCGCTCGCAGAGTTCGAGGCAGTAGTCGCGGCCCTCGAAGCTTCGGCCGGCGGCGAGGATCTGTAA
- a CDS encoding UBP-type zinc finger domain-containing protein, with amino-acid sequence MASIFGDSHLKNVRLVTPQTTKGCQDCIAAGTRWVHLRLCLTCGHVGCCDSSPMKHASAHAQTPGHEIVQSFEPGENWRWCYVHEKYV; translated from the coding sequence GTGGCATCCATCTTCGGCGACTCGCACTTGAAGAACGTCCGCCTGGTCACCCCGCAGACCACCAAGGGCTGCCAGGATTGCATTGCGGCCGGCACCCGCTGGGTGCACCTGCGGTTGTGTCTGACGTGCGGGCATGTCGGCTGTTGCGATTCGTCGCCGATGAAACATGCGAGTGCGCACGCGCAGACGCCGGGGCACGAGATCGTGCAGTCCTTCGAGCCGGGTGAGAACTGGCGGTGGTGCTACGTGCACGAGAAGTACGTCTGA
- a CDS encoding HD domain-containing protein yields MPEVIAGVTIPDTELVREATSIVRKATDDTLFNHSRRVFLWGSLKAAARGLDVDPELAYVGGMFHDLGLTTEYGTKHQRFEIDGADMARKLLLDFGRSEQEATNVWLAIALHTTPEVPHHLAPEVAVVIMGVETDVIGLGLDEISDRQRAEVVAAHPRPDFKNRILRAFNAGMADRPLTTFGTMNDDVLAHFDPSFERINMVDLIQGNAWPE; encoded by the coding sequence ATGCCCGAAGTCATTGCAGGAGTGACAATTCCGGATACTGAGCTGGTCCGGGAGGCCACCTCGATCGTCCGGAAGGCGACCGACGACACCTTGTTCAACCACTCCCGCCGGGTGTTCCTGTGGGGATCGTTGAAGGCCGCTGCACGGGGCCTCGATGTCGACCCGGAACTTGCCTACGTGGGCGGCATGTTCCACGACCTGGGCCTCACGACGGAGTACGGCACCAAGCACCAGCGGTTCGAGATCGACGGTGCCGACATGGCTCGAAAACTGTTGCTGGACTTCGGTCGTAGCGAGCAGGAAGCGACGAACGTGTGGTTGGCAATCGCGCTGCACACCACGCCGGAGGTCCCGCATCACCTGGCGCCCGAGGTCGCGGTGGTGATCATGGGCGTCGAAACCGACGTCATCGGTCTGGGGCTCGACGAGATCAGCGACCGGCAGCGCGCCGAGGTGGTTGCCGCCCATCCGCGTCCCGATTTCAAGAACCGCATCCTGCGGGCGTTCAACGCCGGCATGGCCGACCGTCCGCTCACCACGTTCGGGACGATGAACGACGACGTGCTGGCGCACTTCGACCCGTCGTTCGAACGGATCAACATGGTTGACCTCATCCAGGGCAACGCCTGGCCGGAATGA
- a CDS encoding YceI family protein: protein MTTATAPLSVGTWAIDTAHSTVEFSVRHLMVSKVRGKFENFSGTITVDADGTPSVTAEIDVTSLNTGNEQRDGHVKSADFFDAENHPIATFVSTAVRPNGSSYLLDGNLTIKGNTRPVTLNLEFNGVSPGMGNGEVSGYEASVVINRKDFGVDLDLPMETGGAVVGDKVTITLDIEAVKQA from the coding sequence ATGACCACCGCAACCGCTCCCCTCAGCGTCGGCACCTGGGCGATCGACACCGCCCACTCGACAGTCGAGTTCTCGGTACGCCACCTGATGGTCAGCAAGGTCCGCGGGAAGTTCGAGAACTTCAGTGGCACCATCACCGTCGACGCGGACGGCACGCCGTCGGTCACCGCCGAGATCGACGTGACATCGCTCAACACCGGCAACGAACAGCGCGACGGCCACGTGAAGTCGGCAGACTTCTTCGACGCCGAGAACCACCCCATCGCGACATTCGTCTCGACCGCCGTGCGGCCCAACGGGTCGTCGTACCTTCTCGACGGCAACCTGACCATCAAGGGCAACACCCGCCCGGTCACCCTGAACCTGGAATTCAACGGCGTGAGCCCCGGCATGGGCAACGGCGAGGTCTCCGGCTACGAAGCGTCAGTTGTCATCAACCGCAAGGACTTCGGCGTCGACCTCGACCTGCCGATGGAGACCGGTGGCGCCGTCGTCGGCGACAAGGTGACCATCACCCTCGACATCGAGGCCGTCAAGCAGGCCTGA
- a CDS encoding GTP-binding protein, with protein MSSTSADLIPVTVLSGFLGAGKTTLLNHILANREGRRVAVIVNDMSEVNIDAALIAGQGHLDRTEEKLVELTNGCICCTLREDLITAVADLARQNRFDQIMIESTGISEPMPVAATFSWEFEDGFVLSELARLDTMVTVIDACTFLPELARGEALADRNLAVADGDGRNIADLLVDQIEFADVILVNKTDLVSAKTIATVEAVVRRLNPTARIEHTEHGIVPLTTVLDTGLFDPELAAEAPGWDEEIANGHTPETEEYGISSMTFRAARPFHPQRLADALDQVRGLLRSKGFCWIATRPNIAAIWSQAGPNLTIEPAQYWTSTDIEPGQEIVFIGIRLETSSVRALLDSALLTDDEMAAGTSAWLRYADPLPAWTAAHSHV; from the coding sequence ATGTCCTCGACCTCAGCTGACCTCATCCCGGTGACCGTGCTTTCGGGCTTCCTGGGAGCAGGCAAGACGACGCTGCTCAACCACATCCTCGCCAACCGGGAGGGGCGCCGGGTGGCGGTGATCGTCAATGACATGAGCGAGGTGAACATCGACGCGGCGCTCATCGCGGGGCAGGGGCATCTCGACCGGACCGAAGAGAAGCTCGTCGAGCTCACCAATGGATGCATCTGCTGCACCCTGCGTGAAGACCTCATCACCGCGGTCGCGGATCTGGCCCGACAGAACCGATTCGACCAGATCATGATCGAATCGACGGGCATCTCCGAGCCGATGCCGGTGGCGGCGACCTTCAGTTGGGAGTTCGAGGACGGTTTCGTCCTGTCCGAGCTGGCCCGACTCGACACCATGGTCACCGTCATCGACGCGTGCACCTTCCTGCCGGAGTTGGCGCGCGGGGAGGCGCTCGCCGACCGGAACCTGGCGGTGGCCGACGGCGACGGCCGCAACATCGCCGATCTGCTGGTCGATCAGATCGAGTTCGCCGACGTCATCCTCGTCAACAAGACCGACCTGGTGAGCGCCAAGACGATCGCGACCGTCGAGGCCGTCGTACGGCGCCTCAACCCCACCGCGCGGATCGAGCACACCGAGCACGGGATCGTCCCGCTGACAACCGTTTTGGACACCGGTTTGTTCGATCCGGAACTGGCCGCGGAAGCGCCCGGGTGGGATGAGGAGATCGCCAATGGGCACACCCCCGAAACCGAGGAATACGGCATCAGCAGCATGACGTTCCGCGCTGCCCGCCCGTTCCATCCGCAACGTCTCGCCGACGCCCTCGACCAGGTGCGAGGCCTGTTGCGCAGCAAGGGTTTCTGCTGGATCGCGACCCGGCCGAACATCGCCGCCATCTGGTCGCAGGCCGGCCCCAACCTCACGATCGAGCCCGCGCAGTACTGGACGAGCACCGACATCGAGCCGGGTCAGGAGATCGTCTTCATCGGTATCCGCCTCGAAACAAGTTCGGTACGAGCGCTTCTCGACTCCGCGCTCCTCACCGACGACGAAATGGCGGCCGGCACGAGTGCTTGGCTGCGCTACGCGGATCCCCTGCCGGCGTGGACCGCGGCGCACAGCCACGTCTGA
- a CDS encoding DUF1490 family protein, translated as MSIHPALIKATRTVATGVIGVAAYDVLRKALRAAPVHEASVTTAAWALRGTRKAEEAAENARLKVADVMAEARERIGEEVPPPSVADAEHSHDH; from the coding sequence ATGTCGATTCACCCAGCACTGATCAAGGCCACCCGGACCGTGGCCACCGGCGTCATCGGCGTGGCGGCATACGATGTGCTGCGGAAGGCGCTGCGCGCGGCGCCGGTCCACGAAGCGAGCGTCACCACCGCAGCGTGGGCGCTGCGCGGCACGCGCAAAGCCGAGGAAGCCGCAGAGAACGCCCGGCTGAAGGTCGCCGACGTGATGGCCGAGGCGCGCGAGCGGATCGGCGAAGAAGTGCCCCCGCCGTCGGTGGCCGACGCCGAACATTCCCATGACCACTGA